One window of Lytechinus variegatus isolate NC3 chromosome 2, Lvar_3.0, whole genome shotgun sequence genomic DNA carries:
- the LOC121407192 gene encoding LYR motif-containing protein 4-like, which produces MAAAQVNRMKILSLYREMLREAQKFTGYNYRTYAVRRIRDAFQEHKAETNPELIEGYIKKAEDNLNIIRRQATISQLYREPKLVIESDSVKTS; this is translated from the exons ATGGCCGCTGCTCAAGTTAAcaggatgaaaatattgagccTGTACAGAGAAATGCTACGGGAAGCACAGAAATTCACTGGATATAATTACAG GACGTATGCAGTGAGGAGGATACGAGATGCCTTTCAAGAACACAAGGCAGAAACAAATCCAGAGCTTATAGAAGGATACATCAAGAAGGCTGAGGATAATTTGAACATTATCAGAAGACAG GCCACCATCAGCCAACTTTACAGGGAACCTAAGCTGGTTATTGAAAGTGATTCAGTGAAGACAAGCTAA
- the LOC121407193 gene encoding RAB11-binding protein RELCH-like, translating into MADYNPFFGDEDGEIEDSIIAAVEEEKSRPSSKSEGSPKNAWSKEELSYDSIAVKLLKDNLLLSALELHTELTENGRQLPRLRDYFSNPGNFEKQSADGRGGSPQVGNLYRTSSETTFDSLDLARYSDDGNNQVDERLTVLEFELRKARETIKSLRANLTEAAESDIPSPVHSNTDMEGAVAEEATKPLERRAVNFLVNEYLMNNNYKLTSITFADENEDQDFDDWDDVGLNTPHPPDLLHLYRDYSRHVIVKPEMKDVGCGEDSIDEEQPEAVEADLNMSIEQQRQHYEAEMESLEKQAAQLREEKAELNMVVEKMEREIQSLKAPKQSTPMVSPITSPMKDPTLHPDHRGERREPIGQEMTEDTPPSSSSSNQVEALRDIQPEEEEDGREEEDEVDGVDEIDAVVNGDERSGEGQEEFREVEGQTEEKMVDGYLTRRKNVSEAFQRALLGTVVHPVETTETRLLEEVSHIASSGQEVVEMLARCLPHIIPNVLLAKREELVPLILCTASSHPEAKERDQLLNLLFNLIKKPDEDQRQIILSGCVAFAKHVGPTKAESELLPQCWEQITHKYLERRLLVAESCGALSPYLPKEICSSLVLSMLQQMLEDRAEEIRGSAVKSLGLVFSLIDDTDKYNQGLDLLLKALGDSSDSVVNATQQVFLSAFAAWAQDLDRLETNLISTVLKRLEVTAIDLQRPKPDLLQGERLIEHYAHTLQCLVPALYANILKTGPFEEQLQNGVEEDGEEEELEVTRFPKPLCSLHNLTIIMGDKRRLIRLMKAFEAFTIQEGDVESWPSYNWLTNEYIPRLLEVAGRLDASHTNCVRALTKLFVHICKTFGPAFTDTKVTPKFQAVLNVPKEQYHTLVRSGQSAVAKATLPVFVCGVLGSHHREDDRHQISHYLQEAIVILGQCQAPQDSVHLAFNDLHANPTYHELLLATLWSCVVHTASSVRIVTARLFELLAKGINESLVSSRVVPALITLSGDSDVSVRVATIPAFGTILENTNQKETLDRVYTQFQTFLDDTNYTQEHSLMVQVIHTLAKIGPNAEPKFRDEFILPRLAAMAYTNSQSTNDVNRAEVAMALFEAYSAISCCFLSVDLIRDAMLPGLRCLRKDMETVLPEHEGVVSSMIKDFESKIHGKERSSSFNNMAHNLQGHVAHLGEDARKKMAIKMSAQKTKMGNVFSRKK; encoded by the exons ATGGCGGACTATAATCCGTTCTTCGGAGATGAGGACGGAGAAATTGAGGATAGCATCATTGCTGcggtagaagaagaaaaatcaagacCATCCTCCAAATCTGAAGGTTCCCCCAAGAATGCCTGGTCCAAAGAAGAACTGAGTTATGACTCCATAGCGGTGAAATTACTAAAAGACAACCTTCTGCTTTCGGCATTGGAATTGCATACGGAGCTCACTGAAAATGGTCGGCAGCTGCCCCGCCTCCGTGATTACTTCTCCAACCCGGGGAACTTTGAGAAACAGTCGGCGGACGGCCGCGGTGGGTCTCCTCAAGTCGGGAATTTGT ATCGAACatcaagtgaaacaacattTGATTCCCTGGACTTAGCACGTTATTCAGATGATGGTAACAATCAGGTGGATGAAAGATTAACAGTTCTGGAGTTTGAATTGCGGAAAGCAAGGGAAACCATCAAATCACTCCGAGCTAACCTCACAGAAGCTGCAG AGAGTGACATTCCATCACCTGTGCATTCCAATACTGATATGGAGGGAGCTGTAGCAGAG gAAGCCACCAAGCCTCTTGAAAGGAGAGCAGTCAACTTTCTGGTGAATGAATACCTCATGAACAATAACTATAAACTCACATCCATCACATTTGCAGATGAAAATGAAGATCAG GACTTTGATGACTGGGATGATGTTGGTCTGAACACGCCCCATCCACCTGATCTTCTGCACCTCTACCGAGACTACAGTCGTCATGTGATCGTCAAGCCCGAGATGAAGGATGTAGGATGTGGGGAGGATAGCATCGACGAGGAGCAGCCGGAAGCGGTGGAGGCGGACCTTAACATGAGCATTGAGCAACAGAGGCAGCATTAT gAAGCTGAAATGGAAAGTCTTGAGAAGCAAGCTGCACAGCTTAGAGAAGAGAAAGCTGAACTTAATATGGTTGTAGAGAAAATGGAAAg AGAAATCCAATCCCTAAAAGCCCCTAAGCAGTCCACACCTATGGTTAGTCCAATCACATCACCAATGAAAGACCCCACCCTACACCCTGACCACAGAGGAGAGAGACGGGAGCCCATAGGCCAGGAGATGACTGAAGACACACccccttcatcatcatcatccaatcAGGTGGAAGCATTAAGGGATATACAGCCCGAGGAGGAAGAGGATGGgagagaggaggaggatgaagtAGACGGTGTGGATGAGATTGATGCGGTTGTCAACGGCGATGAGAGGAGTGGGGAGGGTCAGGAGGAGTTCAGAGAGGTCGAAGGTCAGACAGAAGAGAAGATGGTGGATGGTTATTTGACAAGGAGGAA AAACGTTTCTGAAGCATTCCAGAGGGCTCTGCTAGGGACGGTCGTTCATCCTGTAGAAACCACAGAGACGAGACTCTTGGAAGAGGTTTCCCACATAGCGTCATCGGGTCAAGAGGTCGTTGAAATGCTTGCAAGATGTCTGCCCCATATCATTCCTAATGTACTACTTGCAAAGAGAGAG GAACTTGTACCGTTAATCCTATGTACTGCCAGCTCCCATCCTGAGGCCAAAGAAAGAGACCAACTATTAAATCTCCTTTTCAATCTCATCAAAAAACCTGATGAAGACCAAAg ACAAATCATTCTAAGTGGCTGCGTAGCATTTGCTAAGCATGTAGGACCAACAAAGGCAGAGTCAGAACTGCTTCCGCAATGCTGGGAACAAATTACACACAAGTACCTGGAAAGAAGACTACTTGTGGCTGAGTCATGTGGAGCACTGTCCCCTTACTTGCCA AAAGAAATCTGTAGCTCGTTAGTCCTCTCCATGCTACAGCAGATGCTTGAAGACAGAGCAGAGGAGATCAGGGGCTCGGCCGTTAAGAGCTTAGGTCTTGTCTTCTCTCTCATAGATGATACAGACAAATACAATCAG GGCCTAGACCTGCTACTGAAGGCTCTGGGTGATAGCTCAGACAGTGTAGTCAATGCAACTCAACAAGTCTTTCTCTCTGCCTTTGCTGCCTGGGCCCAAGATCTTGACAGACTGGAAACCAACCTCATCTCAACAGTACTTAAACGCCTAGAAGTCACTGCCATT GATCTTCAAAGGCCCAAGCCAGATCTCCTACAGGGTGAGAGGCTGATAGAACACTACGCTCACACGTTACAGTGCCTCGTTCCTGCCTTATACGCCAACATCCTCAAGACGGGACCGTTTGAAGAACAGTTACAGAATGGGGTGGAAGAGGACGGTGAAGAAGAGGAACTTGAAG TGACAAGATTTCCCAAGCCTCTATGCTCTCTTCATAACCTTACCATCATCATGGGTGATAAGAGACGACTCATCAGGCTCATGAAGGCCTTTGAGGCATTCACCATTCAAGAGGGAGATGTGGAATCATGGCCTAGTTACAACTGGCTCACAAATGAATA CATTCCAAGGTTATTAGAAGTGGCTGGTAGGTTGGACGCTTCCCATACTAACTGTGTAAGAGCACTCACCAAACTCTTTGTTCATATCTGCAAGACTTTTGGTCCCGCATTCACGGATACAAAG GTTACACCAAAGTTCCAAGCAGTGCTAAATGTTCCCAAAGAACAGTATC ATACTCTTGTCCGCTCGGGCCAAAGTGCAGTAGCCAAAGCCACGTTACCGGTGTTTGTTTGTGGGGTTCTCGGTAGCCACCATCGGGAAGACGATCGGCATCAGATCTCCCATTACCTTCAAGAAGCCATTGTGATCCTTGGTCAGTGCCAGGCACCACAGGACAGCGTCCATCTTGCTTTCAATGATTTACA TGCAAACCCAACCTACCATGAGCTCCTCCTTGCCACCTTATGGAGCTGTGTGGTCCATACTGCTTCCTCCGTCCGCATCGTCACTGCTAGACTCTTTGAATTACTTGCCAAGGGAATCAATGAATCACTGGTATCATCAAGAGTGGTGCCTGCTCTCATCACCCTCTCAGGAGACTCAGATGT TTCTGTCCGGGTGGCCACCATTCCTGCCTTTGGTACCATCCTAGAGAACACCAATCAGAAGGAGACATTGGACCGGGTTTACACTCAGTTCCAGACCTTCCTTGATGATACCAACTACACCCAGGAACACTCACTCATGGTCCAAGTTATTCATACGTTAGCCAAGATTGGTCCTAACGCAGAGCCCAAATTCAGGGATGAGT TCATACTACCTCGACTAGCAGCTATGGCCTATACCAACAGCCAATCAACCAATGATGTTAACAGAGCGGAGGTCGCTATGGCTCTCTTTGAAGCTTACAGTGCAATCTCATGCTGCT TCTTGTCTGTTGATCTGATCCGAGATGCCATGCTCCCAGGACTAAGGTGCTTAAGAAAAGACATGGAGACAGTTCTTCCAGAACATGAG GGTGTTGTTTCTTCAATGATCAAAGATTTTGAGTCGAAAATCCATGGAAAAGAAAG ATCTTCATCGTTCAACAACATGGCTCACAACCTCCAGGGGCACGTGGCCCACCTGGGGGAGGATGCCAGAAAGAAGATGGCTATTAAGATGAGCGCTCAGAAGACAAAGATGGGAAACGTCTTCTCTCGCAAGAAATAA